Within Lolium rigidum isolate FL_2022 chromosome 5, APGP_CSIRO_Lrig_0.1, whole genome shotgun sequence, the genomic segment CGAGGTCCACCTTGACCGAGTTGACATTGTCTATGCGCTTCACAGATAGATCGGGGAGGACCTTGGACACCCACCGAGCGTTGTTGGCGGTGTCTACGTTTACAGGCTCACCATCGAGGGTGATCTCGATgtggtcctcgtcctcgtcccacCCGACGGCCTTGCGAGCACCGACGTAGAGTCGGTGGTCGCCGAAGGTGATGCCGAGGGCCTGTATCCACGTGAAGGTACGGTCGTTGGCGGGGTTATGGTTACCGATCAAGTGGGCGTTGATATGGAGATCAGTGTCAGAGACGAGGCAGAAGTCCTGGTCCCTCCTTCCGTGGAAGTAGAAGGTGACGCCATCGCCACCGGTGAAGCTAGAGCTAGGGTCACCACACGATGTTCCCGGGAATACTACACACCCTACATAGAAGTGGTATCAGAATCAATCGAGACAACTAATTAAGCAATGTCATGATGTGTGCATGCTtgcatggatggatggatggtgaACCAAGGAACATACTGCATGTCGTCTCGCAATCGCTTCAAGACATGTAGCAGGACTTGGGGCAGAGATCCGGCACTGTGCGATGCACTTTTTACCCCAGTCATCTTCACATGTATAGATTTTGTTTGGCTTGCTGTAGTCAGCACGGTAGGGCTGGCCGTTGGAGTAGGACATGACCTCGGTCTGAGGATGCCCATCGTCCAAGGTCCAGTAATTgtcgaggggaggaggaggagggtcgtATTCGCTCCCGCCACCCCAGGGATCGTCCCCATTCTCGGgattgggaggaggaggaggaggagtgtagTCCTCATTTCGGGGAGAAGGCATTGGCTTACCCATGGCGCCTAGCGCAAGCGCCACCACTAGGAGGCAGCACCAGCCTAGCGGAGCTGCCACTGCCATGCCACTTTGCCTTGCCATTACCTTTGCCAATCACTGACAAACCCGATCGATCGAGACGATCTAAGCTTCAGTGTGTGTATATGGATATGACAGGAATTGTGCTGGCTAGgttttctcttgttttttttttccggTTTTCGGTTTTGGTTTTCCGTGGTTTTCTGATTTTTCTTAccaattttttaacttttttcaaATCTTGAATTTCAAccttttcaaaaaaattaaatccaagcatttttcattttttgaactttttaaaattttgaacagtgttaaatttgaacatttttttactcGAACAATTTTTAGGTGTGAACATTCAAACTTGGGTGTGCTGACTTCATCATTTTCTTGAAAAAACCATTTTCAATCTTTCTGAAAGCAATATTAGCACTGATCCAGAACTTGGTCATGAAATCTCTTGTAACAGCTGGATCCACCACAAAACCACGTCCATCTGCCATAGGGTCACTCATGGGAAATATTGCATTTCGGTCAAGATCCTGTGGGAACTCTTGGCATCCAGACAAGATATGGCGCTTGAAGTGTGACACACCAATCCCTTGATGATACGACAATTTGGTTTGGCAATAAACACAGATAGCTTTTCCTTCAGCAGGTAGCTCTTTGAAAAAATCCCAAACTCTTGATCTTTTCTTGCTTCGCGATTGTTGAGCTGAGTCACTTCATCCGCTCCTTCACGAAACTGTGATTGCTCCGCAGTTTGACTGGTTGACATTCGACAATTGAAGTATTACTACTGAGTATCGAAACTTAAGATGCTCCAAGTGAGACAAGTGCAAGCTGCGAGTAAATATGAGCAAACAATACCTGCAACAAGAGATCCATCACTTGTTCAGATTTATAGACTAAACACCATATATATAGATTACAAAGCTAGTTTAGAGATCATCAAAGACAGAGTGCTTGCTATGAATATAAACCCTCACACGAGAGCATTTACCGTGGCGATAGGAACTAATAACAAAAGGTAACGAGAGAAGGAGGCTTGTTAACGGGAATAACCCaagaataaaataaatatatggaTAACTCCAAAAGATTCACAATAACTCAAGCAGAGAATTCTAAACCTTGTCCCAACACATTATAGCTTTCATATCATGATCGATTGGTTTACATGACGCAAAGAAGAAACTTGATTTTTACTGCAAAGTTTCGAAGAATATATAGCACACATCCTAACAGTTTTAATGTTAGGATTCACCTGACAGAAAGAGAAGTCAACAATTTTAATGTTCGGTCAGTTTCAGGGAACCGAGATACTACAGGCAATAAGACATTTGAAATGGCCCAACTGAATGCAAATAATCCGCAGAGTGTTTCACCACATCATAGT encodes:
- the LOC124657409 gene encoding uncharacterized protein LOC124657409; the encoded protein is MGKPMPSPRNEDYTPPPPPPNPENGDDPWGGGSEYDPPPPPLDNYWTLDDGHPQTEVMSYSNGQPYRADYSKPNKIYTCEDDWGCVVFPGTSCGDPSSSFTGGDGVTFYFHGRRDQDFCLVSDTDLHINAHLIGNHNPANDRTFTWIQALGITFGDHRLYVGARKAVGWDEDEDHIEITLDGEPVNVDTANNARWVSKVLPDLSVKRIDNVNSVKVDLAGMFTMSASAVPISDEDSKIHSYGKTMKDSLMHLNLRFNFHSLTNTVDGVLGQTYRMDYVNKMNVTAKMPIMGGAPKYLSPGLFSTDCAVSKFHVNTRGSHVLALAA